Within Octopus bimaculoides isolate UCB-OBI-ISO-001 chromosome 20, ASM119413v2, whole genome shotgun sequence, the genomic segment GTGTTTAAAATGTTGAGATTTATGAATCACTAGTTTCACAATGTAAAAGTAATTGGACTATCAAGGATAGCTGCAGTGAGGCTAAAATTATCTAGCAAAGTAGGGCGGGTGCTATTCAACTGCATTGTCAGTTACACAAAACTACTATTAGACCACCTCCTGATTTATGATCAGACTACTGTCTTGTTTAATCAGTTATCCCAAAAACAAGAATTATCTGCTGTGCTGACGTCTCAAAACAGCTCATCTAAGACTTACATTAGCGTGATGCTCACATCAGCAGAACAGTGCTACTGCtgcagcacacatacacactaagaGCATAGATCACATTCAAAAGAAAACCATATCAATATGCTTCAATCCCTAGTTCACATGCTGCATCATTTTACTCCCTCTTCTACCACTATTACAGTGGCCTCTACTCTTCCAAACTAGCTAGttgtacactctcacacactcatctTTCTATCACCTCCCTCTCTCAAGACCACTTGACCTATATGTCACTCATCCTCTTGTCACCTCCTTGATCCatactaaatatttattcaatccaTAATTCTCAGAACTGCAACCACTGGGATTCTGCCCTTGCCTACACTATAACCCTCAACCTACATGTATCTAAACTGAATACATTCAACTGATTTCACCTGTCTAAGAAGGCTAACAAGGGCTATGGGCACCACACTTTCTCCTTTCACTAACccacaattttaataataaaaaaaaaaaaaaagaaccagtcagttgattaaataattaaattagataCTTAATTGAGATGAACAATAAATCTTAATGGTAATCAACATATAAGATATCTTCTGACTAACACAGTAATTGTTTGTAGTATAAAGTAAATAGCTAAATTATTAAAGGAGGAAATAAGGAGTATGAAATTTTGAAGACAGTAACACAAACCTGGAGAATGCACCATGTAATGAATCCAACCTGGAGATTGCTGCACTCCAAGGTTACGCCATTCAGTCTCTGTCATTAAGTGGTTTTTGGGCACAAGTTTTGCAATATCACTGGGTAAGATTACATGTCTGAAAAAAGGGGAAGAAGAATTAAAAGTGGGTTGTATTGTTATACAgtatacatcatcaccatcatcatcatcatcattgttttcattgcccccttttctatgcttgcatgggttagagtttactgaagcagattttctacagccagactcacctttctgtcaccaacccataTCGGTTTTCCAGAATTCTGGAAATGAAGGAATGTTTGTGTGACAATGAtacttatttacaaccatcatgtgtatgtctgtgtgttttttttatctgttactagtttcaatcattagactgcggccatgctaaggcaccaGCCTTGGAGAATTTTCTAGTTGACtgaattgacccaagtacttatgctggtgacacataaaaggcattcATGCTGGTGATACGTAaaaggcatccatgctggtgatacataaaaggcacttgtgccagtgacacataaaagacacccagtacactctgtagagcgTTTGGCaccaggaaaggcatccagccacctggtgcagctctctagttACTATACTAGCTCTGGTCAAATcaactaacccatgccagcatggaaaacggacattaaatgatgatatatccCTCTGTTAGGTTGTTTGatcagacacttgcccaactAGGTAATGTAACATGTATGTGGTTACATATTTCTCAAACATGTGTAACATTAGCATAATTCCCAAGCTGATTCAGAGCGACACAAGGGTTACAGGTACTTAACTTGAGGTCGAACCTTTAAGTCACAGGTGGAGTCCATCTGTTAGGCTTCCAGTCAGTTTTGGGTACctaatttcatgcatgcatacattgcatgtatgcattattcaAGTGTCAATAATTCTGTATCAATCATCAGATATTACTACTGTTTATCCAACTGTAGAGCATCTTTAAGAATCCTTAAGAATTCAAGCATTCAACTTGGTCATTTTTATCCCACAAGAGCATAGTATTTGAAATGCAAACAATGAACTATAAGCATTACTGCTAGATTAAGGATATTTTGAAAGTAAATGGTAATTGTACTTATCCAACCTGTATTCATATTTATCATCGTAGTATCTCTCAGAGTAGGAAATCTGATCCGCTGGCATTTTGTTCNNNNNNNNNNNNNNNNNNNNNNNNNNNNNNNNNNNNNNNNNNNNNaaaaaaaaaaaacaaaaaaaaatttcaacaaaatatttaatacaaatcgatcaatcaataaatataaattaaaaaacacaatattttaCCATAAGTTGTACAAAACAGATTAAGAGAAAATTTCAATAAGGATTGTTAATTGTCCTATTCCCTCTCCCTGATCTACATGTCTGAGCTCTGAATACTTTCTACATTGCcctatatataagataatatccTTTCTGTACTGGTGTCAGCTGACTACTCACACTCCCTTGAAGTGACAGGCAAGTAAGATAATCTCTTTAGTACTGGAACCACAAAATGCACCCAGCatctttgtaaagtagttggcaaaCTGAACAGAGAATGCATAGAGTTATAAGATCCCTTTATTCAACTTCTCTAATGTTAGTGCCACAAAagtgcacccactacactctataaagtggttagtGATAGAAAGAGCATCTAATCATATAAACTAAGCCAAACAACAAGTACGAGCATCAGTCTATGGAAGCAGCAGCTTCCAATAGGagataattattatgataatgatgaatttaattgaaatattaactTGACTGAACAGAAACAACTCCATTTGATGTgggatcaccatgttgcacacatatggttgtgatgcatgtgcctggtattcccttatcagacaggtagtcatgatgggtatacttggcttcgtatattttatcccagtgtcactttgatgacatgcactgctctctcactcaataataataataatgacaataatatagtatattctgcaagctggcagaatcaatattatgctggagaaaatgcttagtggcatgtcttctggttctttacattctgaattcaaatgctaccaaggctgactttgcctttcttccttccagggtcgataaaatatattattattttaatgaatgaaGCTTAATCAAGTGAACTAAGAATATTTCAGGCATGGCAACTTTGAATATGCAATTGCATATTCAAGTTTGatcccactgcacaacactttGAGCAAGCATCTATCATAGCCTTGGATTGACAAAGCCTGGTGAGTAAAATTTAttggatggaaactgtgaaaaTCTGTTACGGACATCATTTCTGTTCTTCAGTGATAGATTTAATCTGTCACCCAATTTAACACCAATATCTAACTTTGGATTCCTTTAGTAGACTCTGCTCTATCGCAAGTATTTAGGCCAGCCTCTTTTCTTCCTGCCATCAATGTTATAAGTCCTGAAAATGGCCATAGGTGCTGTCCTTCTTCCTCTAAGTTATTAAAAAACAGAGGTGAAGACTAAAACCAGAGGCTGCTGAGCCATTCACCACGTAGTCACAAGCATAAAACTCTTATTACTCAAACTAATGTTTTAACACAGtgcaaggtacataactctgccgGTTTCAGTTAGTCTCCGTAAACAAAAGGTTCTGcaaccacaccacaccacatgtGATTGGCTAACAGTAGAAATGCTATCAATTGTTCAAATgttgatacatatacattaaaaaaaacccatccaactcataccagtatGAAAGAACTAACAAAAAACTACTTGTAAAAACATCTTGACAAGTATTTCTCAAATTTCTACTGGCTGTAAATGCATTAGAATTGCTCCCAAGTCTGCATCAAAATGGAATTTATGGTTATGATGAAAGAGTGGATATATGTATTTTCTAACCATttttaataaaacagaattatCAGATATATCACAATTTAATCTGTTCAGTTTCATATCATCTACAGTttcacatcatatacatatgaagGGACATGGCCAAGTAGTTAGGATGTTGAagtcatgatcataaggtcattgGTTTGATTGCCAGACCAGGTGGAGCATTGTGTGCAGCAGCATTACactccatttcatgttgctttagtTGAGTGGACTGGCTTCTTGTCAAGAGGAAAGTTACTATCAGTTGCCTAACACATTAGAAAACAAGAGTGTCAGCTTAATGAGCCTGTAGGCTCAAGACAGACTTTaacatagatgtgtgcatgtctatcaACATCTACtcttccatgcttgaatggggcAGACAGAATTTATTAAGTCAGaatccttcctgttgccagccctcatctgtttccaagcaaagtaatatttttttgatGGCCAGACATGATTTTCATAGAGTAcaaggtgcaatgggtaaattgtcaccattttatctttttaatttcgtgcatgtgcatagtttatttttgattttgtcgactacacagtatagaagggtcagataaaaatcaaacatctagtcaacacCATGGTCTTTCGAGTGATCACtggtgatggcaacattatgcctccattcatcttcccacacagcctcagactcaacatggaggcctacatcaagtgcctggaggaggtagtgctgccctgagtcaagagggtggctgctggaagaccctatatctggcaagaggactctgcaccatgccacacaagcaagacaaccaagtcatggctgtcagacaatttc encodes:
- the LOC106881628 gene encoding cyclin-dependent kinases regulatory subunit 1, with product MPADQISYSERYYDDKYEYRHVILPSDIAKLVPKNHLMTETEWRNLGVQQSPGWIHYMVHSPEPHVLLFRRPVPLREKPQHVNKPGE